A single genomic interval of Arachis duranensis cultivar V14167 chromosome 7, aradu.V14167.gnm2.J7QH, whole genome shotgun sequence harbors:
- the LOC107458526 gene encoding uncharacterized protein LOC107458526 encodes MATRGRGQTRTRGSRNEQPADNHAEFMAAMRSGQPAGTGNSNRNGEGNANDNVEGNGNNTGGVLMTLATFLKVNPPTFRGSTNPTKADHWFQDLEHALQAQHVPLNQYVEFAAYQLAGEAQPWWQAECRSLQLQNTDIPWEVFQTAFYKKYFPESAREAKEMELM; translated from the exons ATGGCCACTCGCGGACGGGGTCAAACACGAACACGAGGAAGTAGGAATGAGCAACCAGCTGACAATCATGCCGAATTCATGGCGGCAATG AGATCGGGCCAACCGGCTGGGACTGGAAATAGCAACAGGAATGGCGAAGGGAATGCCAATGATAATGTTGAGGGTAACGGCAATAACACGGGAGGAGTTCTGATGACCTTGGCGACGTTCCTCAAGGTTAATCCGCCAACTTTTCGCGGATCCACAAATCCTACTAAAGCTGACCACTGGTTCCAAGATTTGGAGCATGCTTTACAAGCGCAGCATGTTCCCCTCAATCAATACGTCGAATTTGCCGCTTATCAGCTAGCGGGAGAGGCCCAGCCTTGGTGGCAAGCTGAGTGTCGTTCGCTACAACTTCAGAACACCGACATTCCATGGGAGGTGTTCCAGACGGCTTTCTACAAGAAATACTTCCCTGAGTCTGCAAGGGAAGCAAAGGAAATGGAACTAATGTAG